A stretch of Bifidobacterium sp. ESL0704 DNA encodes these proteins:
- a CDS encoding threonine/serine exporter family protein: MPLDTADIERDWDTPVVDAGIAAKASIIARVGLLDLRAGTGSFRIRELMHRIGYPLGVHVRANINLTDMGVSCSDGVSRITQVVDLPTTGVNTERIWLLEHFADWFSVNIGAPATTYHAQTAVSQEMVQQLDNPDAQRSMLRATQKAHREIERRKRVHEKAIKRAKKRGFQPPKGEYAEHFEHIGKTREDIAAERETAAGQNEPGVSLKQGPVNGTHHVPEQHDGVRAGQSSVATASAGQKPQPAKSKSSRGITVRQAHERLSLIQHRKPLYAPWFSAIASAVACACFVFLLGGGPYDMIGAFVGAGVGHWVRRRMFIYHLNQFFVTFVAVAVAAFACVGTLRLIGVFDPVALRHDTAYIGAMLFVIPGFPLITGGLDIAKMDLPSGIQRLVYTLALILMATLAGWMVASIVHLSPQGFEPLGLNPWVNAGLRAICAFGGVWGFSVLFNSPQRMCFTAAIIGAITDTLRLTIVDFGMPPEAAAFLGAMLAGLLASVWRSSVRHGFLPPYLGYPRICLTVPSIVIMVPGLYMYRAMFYLGQFDTANALDWAFRAFMVILCLPIGLAMARVITDKSWRYDV; this comes from the coding sequence ATGCCGTTGGACACCGCCGACATCGAGCGCGACTGGGATACGCCGGTGGTCGACGCCGGCATTGCGGCGAAGGCGAGCATCATTGCTCGTGTGGGCCTGCTCGACCTGCGCGCCGGCACGGGAAGCTTCCGCATCCGCGAGTTGATGCACCGCATCGGCTATCCGCTTGGCGTGCATGTGCGGGCGAACATCAACCTCACCGATATGGGGGTCTCGTGCAGCGATGGCGTCAGCAGGATTACGCAAGTTGTCGATTTGCCGACGACCGGAGTCAATACGGAGCGTATCTGGCTGCTTGAGCATTTCGCCGATTGGTTCAGCGTCAACATCGGCGCGCCGGCGACCACCTACCACGCGCAGACCGCGGTGTCGCAAGAGATGGTGCAACAGCTCGACAACCCCGACGCCCAACGTTCCATGCTGCGTGCCACGCAAAAAGCCCATCGTGAGATCGAGCGACGCAAACGGGTCCACGAAAAGGCCATCAAACGTGCCAAAAAGCGCGGATTCCAGCCGCCGAAGGGCGAATATGCGGAGCATTTCGAGCACATTGGCAAGACACGCGAGGATATCGCGGCCGAACGCGAGACCGCCGCTGGCCAGAACGAGCCTGGCGTTTCGCTGAAGCAAGGCCCCGTGAATGGCACTCATCATGTGCCTGAACAGCACGATGGCGTCAGGGCCGGCCAATCCTCGGTTGCGACGGCGTCGGCAGGTCAGAAGCCCCAGCCTGCCAAGTCGAAGTCCAGCCGTGGCATCACGGTACGTCAGGCGCATGAACGGCTAAGCCTCATCCAGCATCGCAAGCCGCTTTACGCGCCGTGGTTCTCGGCGATCGCTTCCGCCGTGGCATGTGCATGCTTCGTTTTCCTGCTCGGCGGTGGCCCCTACGACATGATCGGCGCGTTCGTCGGCGCGGGCGTTGGCCATTGGGTGCGGCGGCGGATGTTCATCTATCACCTGAACCAGTTCTTCGTCACGTTCGTGGCGGTTGCGGTGGCTGCGTTCGCCTGTGTGGGCACCTTGCGTCTCATCGGCGTTTTCGACCCGGTGGCGCTGCGCCACGATACCGCCTACATCGGCGCGATGCTCTTTGTCATTCCCGGTTTCCCTCTTATCACCGGCGGTCTTGATATCGCCAAAATGGACCTTCCCAGCGGCATTCAACGTTTGGTGTACACGCTCGCGCTCATCCTCATGGCCACACTCGCAGGCTGGATGGTCGCGTCCATCGTCCATCTGAGCCCGCAAGGCTTCGAGCCGCTAGGCCTGAATCCGTGGGTCAATGCCGGTTTGCGTGCAATCTGCGCATTCGGCGGTGTCTGGGGATTCTCGGTGCTGTTCAACTCGCCTCAGCGGATGTGCTTCACCGCGGCCATCATCGGCGCCATCACCGATACCTTGCGCCTGACCATCGTCGATTTCGGTATGCCGCCGGAGGCCGCCGCGTTTCTGGGTGCGATGCTCGCCGGCCTGCTTGCCTCGGTATGGCGCTCGTCGGTGCGCCACGGCTTTCTGCCGCCTTATCTGGGCTATCCGCGCATCTGCTTGACTGTGCCGTCGATCGTCATCATGGTGCCCGGCCTCTATATGTACCGCGCGATGTTCTACTTGGGCCAGTTCGACACGGCCAACGCGCTCGATTGGGCCTTCCGCGCCTTCATGGTCATCCTCTGCCTGCCCATCGGCCTGGCGATGGCCCGCGTGATTACCGACAAGTCCTGGCGCTACGACGTGTGA
- the trpS gene encoding tryptophan--tRNA ligase, with protein sequence MADTQNDAKKEQITAAGNEISASFVEAKKRSDAVLAKLEKDPGKFTMLTGDRPTGRLHLGHYFGSIRERVAMQNKGVHTNVLIADYQVITDRDTTEHIQENTLNMVLDYLAAGIDPNKTMIFAHSAVPSENQLMLPFLSLVTEAELLRNPTVKSEAEASGHALTGLLLTYPVHQACDILFCKANVVPIGKDNLPHVEITRTIARRFNERYAKKNPVFPEPTAILSDAPEIPGLDGRKMSKSYGNSIMLSATAEETAKLIKKSPTDSERRITFDPVKRPQVSALLTTAGLVTNRDPRDIAEEIGDAGAGALKQYVTKAVNEFLAPHRERREELAKDMDSVRDIIHDGNKRANEIAEETLDQVRDAMGMKY encoded by the coding sequence ATGGCGGACACACAAAACGACGCGAAAAAAGAACAGATCACTGCGGCGGGCAATGAGATAAGTGCAAGCTTTGTCGAGGCGAAAAAGCGTTCTGACGCGGTTTTGGCCAAGCTCGAGAAGGATCCAGGCAAGTTCACCATGCTCACCGGCGACCGACCGACCGGCCGTCTGCACCTCGGTCACTATTTCGGATCGATCCGCGAGCGTGTCGCGATGCAGAACAAGGGCGTGCACACCAACGTGCTCATCGCCGACTATCAGGTCATCACCGACCGCGACACCACCGAGCATATTCAGGAGAACACGCTGAACATGGTGCTTGACTATCTGGCCGCCGGCATCGACCCGAACAAGACCATGATCTTCGCGCATTCCGCGGTACCGAGCGAAAACCAGCTGATGCTGCCGTTCCTTTCGCTGGTCACCGAAGCCGAGCTGCTGCGTAATCCGACCGTCAAGTCCGAAGCCGAAGCGAGCGGCCACGCGCTGACCGGCCTGCTGCTGACCTATCCGGTCCATCAGGCCTGCGACATCCTCTTCTGCAAGGCCAACGTCGTGCCGATCGGCAAAGACAACCTGCCGCACGTCGAGATCACGCGCACCATCGCCCGCCGCTTCAACGAGCGGTATGCCAAGAAGAACCCCGTCTTCCCCGAACCGACGGCAATTCTCTCCGACGCCCCCGAGATTCCGGGCTTGGACGGCCGTAAGATGAGCAAGTCCTATGGCAATTCCATTATGCTCAGCGCCACTGCGGAGGAAACCGCCAAGCTCATTAAGAAGAGCCCGACCGATTCCGAACGCCGCATCACTTTCGACCCAGTCAAGCGTCCGCAGGTTTCGGCGCTGTTGACCACCGCCGGCCTGGTCACCAATCGCGACCCGAGGGACATTGCCGAGGAGATCGGCGACGCAGGCGCAGGGGCCTTGAAGCAGTACGTCACCAAGGCCGTCAACGAATTCCTCGCCCCGCACCGCGAGCGCCGCGAGGAGCTGGCGAAGGATATGGATTCGGTCCGCGACATCATCCACGACGGCAACAAGCGCGCCAACGAGATCGCCGAGGAGACGCTCGACCAGGTGCGCGACGCTATGGGCATGAAGTACTGA
- a CDS encoding DUF3073 domain-containing protein: MGRGRQKAKQKKMARKLKYLTTDTDYDELAKELGAQEPGSGSADPFDEVEKEYSKTHGKRHEDTAEQDVDRHEDSPIDDDDLDDYAKWAAEAAAKAASGDNAKSASSAKKAPMPKPHKPIHMPIPSALRKPKPKASEA, translated from the coding sequence ATGGGCCGCGGACGTCAAAAGGCTAAACAAAAGAAAATGGCCCGTAAGCTTAAGTATTTGACAACCGATACCGATTATGACGAGCTGGCAAAGGAGCTTGGCGCGCAGGAACCGGGTAGCGGGTCGGCAGATCCGTTCGATGAAGTCGAGAAGGAATATTCAAAGACTCACGGCAAGCGACATGAAGATACGGCCGAGCAAGACGTAGACCGGCATGAGGATTCGCCGATTGACGACGATGATTTGGACGATTACGCCAAGTGGGCCGCCGAGGCCGCAGCAAAGGCGGCAAGCGGTGACAATGCGAAATCTGCTTCCAGCGCCAAGAAAGCGCCGATGCCGAAGCCGCACAAGCCGATTCACATGCCTATTCCCAGCGCTTTGCGTAAGCCGAAGCCCAAGGCCAGCGAGGCCTGA
- a CDS encoding sterol carrier family protein: MAAIREQDISKGMAALDAWRKVADAHRREPLEARLAFSPDGLPRNTWAMAVRYSLYLLENKAPGPGVEVRVAPWGAVKILDGPKSDPHNLTPPDVIELDPDVWLRLTCGLTKWDEEKNAGRISAVGERDNLSALLPLD; this comes from the coding sequence ATGGCAGCGATACGGGAACAGGACATTTCGAAGGGCATGGCGGCGCTGGACGCGTGGCGCAAAGTGGCAGACGCACATCGCAGAGAACCGCTTGAGGCACGGCTTGCGTTTTCGCCGGACGGCCTGCCGCGCAATACTTGGGCGATGGCCGTGCGCTATTCCCTGTATCTGCTAGAAAACAAGGCTCCTGGCCCCGGCGTCGAAGTGCGTGTGGCGCCGTGGGGAGCAGTGAAGATTCTCGACGGGCCGAAGTCGGACCCGCACAATCTCACCCCGCCAGACGTCATCGAGCTCGACCCGGACGTGTGGCTGCGCTTGACTTGCGGGCTGACGAAGTGGGATGAAGAAAAGAACGCCGGCCGCATCAGCGCGGTGGGCGAGCGCGATAATTTGAGCGCACTTCTACCACTGGACTGA
- a CDS encoding rhomboid family intramembrane serine protease produces the protein MTNQSGDIQRWFRRLRYEWRSNGPVVTWAIVVACVAVWLVEVLFKYAFPQQFNTLIFNGSFASGLAVVKPWTWFTSMFMHSPNVLHVLGNMLTLIIIGPYLEKLLGHWCFLAVYLICGLGASDGLMVYSYITHDWGTSAYGASGALFGLFGVVLLVFQRTHADIRGMVIWIVLDLAMPLFIPNVAWQAHIGGFVIGLVLGWLLLDGIPALRRRPLWVRMLVYGAVLVVLLVVLAVVLTPSWLIRLGQQIP, from the coding sequence ATGACCAATCAGAGCGGCGACATTCAACGGTGGTTTCGAAGGCTGAGGTACGAGTGGCGATCCAATGGGCCGGTGGTCACGTGGGCGATTGTGGTTGCATGCGTAGCGGTATGGCTTGTGGAAGTGCTGTTCAAGTATGCCTTCCCGCAACAGTTCAATACCCTGATTTTTAATGGCTCGTTCGCTTCAGGTTTGGCGGTTGTGAAGCCGTGGACGTGGTTCACGTCGATGTTTATGCATTCCCCAAATGTATTGCATGTCTTGGGCAACATGCTGACGCTGATTATCATCGGGCCGTACTTGGAAAAGCTGCTTGGGCACTGGTGCTTCCTCGCGGTTTATCTGATTTGTGGGCTCGGCGCTTCAGATGGCCTGATGGTCTACAGCTATATCACTCACGATTGGGGCACGTCCGCATACGGCGCTTCCGGCGCGTTGTTCGGGCTTTTCGGCGTGGTGCTGCTTGTTTTCCAGCGTACGCACGCGGATATTCGTGGGATGGTGATTTGGATCGTCCTCGACTTGGCGATGCCATTGTTCATTCCGAACGTGGCGTGGCAGGCGCATATCGGCGGATTTGTGATCGGCTTGGTGCTGGGTTGGTTGCTGTTGGATGGGATTCCCGCACTGCGTCGCCGCCCGTTGTGGGTACGGATGTTGGTTTACGGTGCAGTTCTCGTCGTGCTGCTGGTCGTGCTGGCGGTGGTACTGACGCCGTCGTGGCTGATTCGGCTCGGACAACAGATACCGTAG
- a CDS encoding D-alanine--D-alanine ligase encodes MARHTKASSTANPGKVVDSSTLQARHGKHSATQHESIDRAATKVLVICGGMSHERDVSLASGHRVSGYLEKAGWNVTTHDMDSELLPYLSDPKTRPDIVWPLLHGANGEDGSIRDILELEGLPYIGSRAKASRTAWSKPIAKNVVRKLGGLSTPVSVALPESTFRELGAKKVVDLLVSSLKLPLFVKPTQGGSAMGCTRVDKASELPQAMVNSFAYGDVALVEQAVTGTEISVSVLEIDGEPLVLPPLEVATPDGDYDYEARVTPGPTDFYVPARLPEAVLKAAQEAALTAHNTLSLRDISRTDFIVDESGIPQFLESNVAPGMTATSQLPQAAIAAGYSLSDLYSQLVESVLRQHRADK; translated from the coding sequence ATGGCACGTCACACCAAAGCCAGTAGCACCGCAAACCCCGGCAAAGTCGTCGACTCGTCAACCCTTCAAGCACGACACGGCAAGCATTCCGCAACCCAACACGAGTCGATCGACCGAGCGGCGACCAAGGTGCTCGTCATCTGCGGCGGCATGAGCCACGAGCGCGACGTCTCGCTTGCCAGCGGCCACCGCGTCTCCGGCTACCTCGAAAAGGCTGGCTGGAATGTCACCACGCACGATATGGACAGCGAACTGCTGCCGTATCTGAGCGACCCCAAGACCCGCCCCGACATCGTCTGGCCGCTGCTGCACGGCGCCAATGGCGAGGACGGCTCGATCCGCGACATCCTCGAGTTGGAGGGCCTGCCGTATATCGGTTCGCGTGCCAAGGCGTCGCGCACCGCCTGGAGCAAGCCCATCGCCAAGAACGTGGTGCGCAAACTCGGCGGACTTTCCACGCCCGTTTCGGTAGCGCTGCCCGAATCGACGTTCCGCGAGCTGGGTGCGAAGAAGGTGGTGGACCTGCTGGTCTCCTCGCTTAAGCTGCCGCTGTTCGTCAAGCCGACCCAAGGCGGATCGGCGATGGGCTGCACCCGCGTCGACAAGGCCTCCGAGCTGCCGCAAGCCATGGTCAACAGCTTCGCATATGGCGACGTTGCGCTGGTGGAGCAAGCCGTCACCGGTACCGAGATTTCCGTTTCCGTGCTGGAAATCGACGGGGAACCGCTCGTTCTGCCGCCGCTCGAAGTGGCCACGCCTGACGGCGATTACGATTACGAAGCCCGCGTGACCCCCGGCCCGACCGATTTCTACGTTCCCGCGCGCTTGCCCGAAGCCGTGCTCAAGGCGGCGCAGGAAGCGGCACTCACCGCGCACAACACTCTGAGTCTACGCGACATCTCCCGCACCGACTTCATCGTCGACGAGTCCGGCATCCCGCAGTTCCTCGAATCGAACGTGGCTCCCGGCATGACCGCGACCTCGCAGCTACCGCAAGCCGCCATCGCCGCCGGTTACAGTCTGTCCGATCTCTACTCGCAGCTGGTGGAGTCCGTCCTACGCCAGCATCGCGCCGATAAATAG
- a CDS encoding PLP-dependent aminotransferase family protein, with amino-acid sequence MPTVNKGTQQGGSKVIKSDPWIHSYAARADNMRASEIRALFATASRPDVVSLAGGMPYLDYLPFKELSQLIAKMLVDKGDVAWQYGSAQGDPHLREDVLQIMALEGIKDVQPDDVVISNGSQNAIDLITRIMCDPGDVVIAEAPNYVGALGVFASFQVEVVNAMTDADGLIPESFEETIEALRKAGKKVKFLYTVPNFHNPAGVTMSVERRPRIIEIARKYHVLIVEDNPYGLLGFNGQTYPALRSMDAENVVYLSSFSKIIGPGMRIAWIVAPPGIRKKLVLANEASILCPPNMSQLTITTYLDNFDWKKQISQYRGMYKERCDTMDAALKKYLPYCSWNKPQGGFYIWLKIPEGLNSKAMLPRAITAKVAYVAGTGFYLDGSGTHHMRLSFCYPTPDKITLGIKRLASVMDGELKTAELFGTAAADADTHASHTSSTPASGTASTASTSSTSSTSGTAGKKA; translated from the coding sequence ATGCCAACTGTCAACAAAGGCACGCAACAGGGCGGCTCGAAGGTCATCAAAAGTGATCCCTGGATACATTCCTACGCAGCCCGCGCCGACAATATGCGCGCCTCCGAGATCCGGGCCCTGTTCGCCACCGCCTCGCGTCCGGACGTGGTCTCGCTGGCCGGAGGCATGCCCTATCTCGACTACCTGCCGTTCAAGGAGCTTTCGCAGCTCATCGCCAAGATGCTCGTCGACAAGGGCGACGTGGCCTGGCAGTATGGCTCGGCGCAGGGCGATCCGCATCTGCGCGAGGACGTGCTGCAGATCATGGCGCTCGAAGGCATCAAGGACGTGCAGCCCGATGACGTGGTCATCTCCAACGGTTCGCAGAACGCCATCGACCTGATTACCCGCATCATGTGCGACCCGGGCGACGTGGTGATCGCCGAAGCCCCGAATTACGTGGGCGCGCTGGGTGTTTTCGCCTCCTTCCAAGTCGAAGTGGTCAACGCGATGACCGATGCAGACGGCCTTATCCCCGAATCGTTCGAGGAGACCATCGAGGCCCTGCGCAAGGCCGGCAAAAAGGTCAAATTCCTTTACACCGTGCCCAATTTCCACAACCCCGCCGGCGTGACGATGAGCGTCGAACGCCGACCGCGCATCATCGAGATCGCGCGCAAATACCATGTGCTCATCGTGGAAGACAACCCTTACGGCCTGCTCGGTTTCAATGGCCAGACCTACCCCGCGCTGCGTTCGATGGACGCCGAGAACGTCGTCTACCTTTCCAGCTTCTCCAAGATCATCGGGCCGGGCATGCGCATCGCGTGGATCGTGGCGCCTCCGGGAATCCGCAAGAAGCTCGTTCTGGCCAACGAGGCGTCGATTCTCTGTCCGCCGAACATGAGCCAGCTGACCATCACCACCTATCTCGACAACTTCGACTGGAAGAAGCAGATCAGCCAGTACCGCGGGATGTACAAGGAGCGATGCGACACCATGGACGCGGCGCTCAAGAAGTATCTGCCGTACTGTTCCTGGAACAAACCCCAGGGCGGCTTCTATATCTGGCTGAAAATCCCCGAGGGCTTGAATTCCAAGGCAATGCTGCCTCGCGCCATCACCGCGAAAGTCGCCTACGTGGCCGGCACCGGCTTCTATCTCGACGGCAGCGGCACGCACCACATGCGCCTTTCGTTCTGCTATCCGACGCCGGACAAGATCACGCTGGGTATCAAGCGGCTTGCAAGTGTGATGGACGGCGAGCTCAAGACCGCCGAACTCTTCGGCACCGCTGCGGCCGATGCGGACACGCACGCTTCGCACACCTCGAGTACGCCTGCCAGCGGCACCGCCAGCACCGCCAGCACCTCCAGCACCTCCAGCACCTCCGGCACCGCCGGCAAGAAAGCCTGA